The proteins below come from a single bacterium genomic window:
- a CDS encoding helix-turn-helix transcriptional regulator — MTDEPSSKDSPFGAMIRELREARQAADRSYSLRQLALRVGVEPSYLSKVERGETPPPSEAKIQLLARELGEDPDLLLALAGKVSSDLQAVIRRRPQLFAALIRELKDLPDQSVLRLVREVRDGDW; from the coding sequence ATGACAGACGAACCCAGCAGCAAGGACAGCCCTTTCGGCGCAATGATCCGCGAGCTGCGCGAGGCCCGCCAGGCCGCCGACCGCAGCTACTCGCTGCGGCAGCTCGCCCTGCGCGTCGGAGTGGAGCCCAGCTACCTCAGCAAGGTGGAGCGCGGCGAGACGCCGCCGCCCTCCGAGGCGAAGATCCAGCTCCTGGCGCGCGAGTTGGGTGAGGACCCGGACCTGCTCCTCGCCCTGGCCGGCAAGGTCTCCAGCGACCTGCAGGCCGTGATCCGCCGCCGGCCGCAGCTCTTCGCCGCCTTGATCCGCGAACTCAAGGACCTGCCCGACCAGTCCGTCCTCCGCCTCGTGCGCGAGGTGCGCGACGGCGACTGGTAG